The genomic interval AGCTGGTGTTATTGTCTAGCGCATACATTAACGTGCGATTTGGCCCTCCAACAATATCCGTTACCGTGAAGCTCCCGACATATGCCCCCGTAGGGCTTTGCCAAGCGATTTTGAATCCTTCGGCAATTGATATCGTCTTCCCAAAGTTGGTTGCATGAATTCCACTCCAGTCATTAGATGCAGATAACTGCGAGCCATATGTTTTGAAAAATAAGTCTCTGACGCGTTGAAACTCCGGGGTTAAGCTTAGATTGTGAGATTGAATAGAGTCTGGACCAAACACCAGTTCGGAAGGACCAACTCCGAGAAAAAATCCCGCGACAATCATTCCAGCGGTCGCGACTTCACCAACTTGATCTCCAATCCCAAAGCTCTTTTGTGCATTATCCACCACCACTACGATAGTCCCCTGTTCTGCCAACTCTTCCTGAGCACGTATATACATATATCCATTGGGCACCACACTGGTAGTTCCATAAGGCGAATAGTACTGATTTTGCACTCCCAGCGCTGCATCGGCGCACTGGATGTCATTTTTATCTTTTTTTATTTTCTTTTGAAACAAGTATCCAACTACTAAATCTCTATAGGCATTCTTTTTGTTTTTTTAATTTTGAATATACAATACTAAATATTACGCTTTCGAACACAACATATACACAAGCTATAGCGGATCCTCCCCTTAAATCAGCACCTCCCACCAAACCAAGACAGAAAACCTGAAGAAGAAAAATAACCGACTCTTTTTTCACATCACCCAATGAAAATATCTTAATAAACCGAAAGCATGTACCGCCAAAAACTATTACTACCACAATTATTGTTTCCGTCATAACCCTACACCCAGCATCGCGTTAGTTACAATAGTATTTGCAGACGCACCTAGTTGAAATAGGTCATATCCAACTATAATATTACCCTGAGTTAATATTGAGATTTTTGTAACCTCAGACCCTAAAGTCAGAGGTTTTTTTACTAGCGATATTAATTGCACCAGATATCTTTTCTGGGAATTCAAGTTTATGGATGTCCTTTTTATTTTTCTATTCTCTCTTTTTATTCTTCTCTATTTCGAATCGCCTAGCTTTCTATCTTATATTTCTTATGTAACTGAGAGATATTCCGTGGATCGATTTCGATAAGGACATCTTTAGTATCAAACCAAAGACTTAGGTATCTATCTTTAGATTGATTAAAATTTAATGGATTATTTTGCTGATATATATACAACAATCTTCTTCCCACGACGCTATTGTCTTCTTTTCTCGTCATAATAGTGTCATATGATGGTTCACCCAACATAGCTATAACAACAGCATATGAATCACCTATTTCTAATTTTTGGATTTTTTCGATATCTAACGGTAAGTTCTGTCTTTCTTCAATATTCAAATCACTATGCTTGGTATCATTACCATCTTTATTACATGCAGTAAAACCAAATAAGGTTATTGATATTGCTATACAAGTATTAATTACAATATTTAAACGCATATTCCTTAACATCTTGTGGGCTCCAGATAAAATGATATTTTGAGGGCTTTCCTCCTACATGAAGAGCACCATACGCAGTAGTTGAACAATTAGAGTCGATAGTGGACCAGTTTTTATCTTATTTCCATTTATCCCACCACGATTTTATTTTTTCAGTATCTGGGTTAGTGACCAATATTTCATGATCAGGTATTTTTTGCCCTTCCAATCTTACGTCATCCTCAAAACTTTGATTGGCCATTTCTTCTGCTTCAAAGACTTGGCCTCCATAAGATCCGAATACTTTATATTTTTCTATAGGCCTTTGCTCAGGGCCAGGGCAGAAACTAATATGAGTTCCATTATTGTTTCCCTTGAGATTTTTGCTATTTTAATTTACTAAGTTTCGGCTAAATACCAGCAATAGTGCAGAGAGCAGACAAACCAGACAGGATAACTTAAAAAGCAGCCCATACCGCGTATAATTATTACACAGCGCATCTAACGTCGCATCACTAAGAGACTTATAAGATTTTTTCTTTAGAAAGTCGGAAAAAGCTTTTTGCCTACTTAGCTCGTAAACTTCAAATTTGAGAGAGACACCTAAATTTTTGCTAATATCAGGGTATGATTCAAGAAGTCTTTTTTTATATCTATTTTGAACACCATAGTCCCGACTAGAGAGATAACTACGACTGCTACGGATAAGACGAATATTCACTCTACCAGCATATCTACTCTCCAGAATTGAATAATTGATAGCTGAATCCAACCGACCTTGCAACTGAACCACCTTTTACCACTCCGATACCGACTTGGTCACTTAAGCCGTTTAAACCGATGGACCCCGCTGCTTTGAATCCTGCCAACCCATACACTTGCGATGTAATTGATGTTTTACCCAAGAAATCGAGACCTCCAATTATTTCCAGCGAATGGCTGCGCTTGCAAGTTTAAATCCGCCGTTAGTGAAAAGCTTCTACCTGTCACGTAACCTGTTTCTTCGGCTCCAGGAATTTCAATTCATATATTTTCCTGGACAGCCAGGAATTCAAGTTTATGGATGTCCTTTTTATATTTTTTATACTTCCGCGAATGCGCGGGATAATTATTAATATTAAAATTTTTTATGCCCTTCTCAAAGGATCTTTTTTATTCTGGTAATAGACTTATTCAATATGGTAGAAAATGAAATATACTACGATTGGTTTTCAGTCAACGAGAAAAGGATAAGTTATGAAGAGGGTTTTACTTTTATTGATATCAATCTTGTCGGTTAATACTTTGGCATATACGGAATGTAGCCGTTCTCCAAACAAAGTCTGGCTAAACCTTACGGGTAATTCAGTCTGGATTTGCTTCGATACAGGAAATTGTGTCTATAAAACAGTTTCTGGTAACTTTACTGAAGCCCATCTGGACAGGATGTATGCAACTGGTATGGCAGCAATATCAGCGGGGAAAAATCTGATTATCAGATACCCAGAAGACAATGCAAACTGCAGTGACCTGACCAGCACTCCGAGCAGAGATGATATTCAAGGGTTGTGGTTCACCAAATAAAGGTTTGCAGAAACACACGCGACAGATAGCCTTGTCGTTGGTAACAACAGTAGCTATAACAGTACCTAAAAATACAACTTACCTGTACGACGCGATGAAATAAATAGCCGATTATATAGCTAGAAGAATTCGTATCTCTTGTATAAGTGTCTCGGTCAGTCAATAGCATCAGAGTGAAGAATGTGGTTTATCTGTTGTATCTTCACTCTGATGATGTCTCACAGGCACTTCCTCCCAACCGCTGATCATGGCTTTCATAAACTGTCCAACAGTTGCTCCAGTGGTTATCAAATACAGGTGGGCCACGAGAAAGGTCAGTATCAGAAATGCAGCAGCGGTATGAATCAAGGCAACGATTTCGAGGCTTAACCCGGCGTTGATCAGTTCGAATCTTGCCCATTCATTGTAAAACAGATAAAGCAGTCCGCTGATCCATATCGCTGGAATAATCAGTATTTTTAGCAGCAAATAGGCTAGTCGTTGCAGTGGGTTGTGTTTGGCCGCAGTACTGGGATGAAACGGATGCGGTTCTCCGCTAAAAATGCCTCTGGAGTAGTACATCAGTTGCTCCCATAATCCTTTACGGGTAGGCAGGTAGTGTTTGTATTCTCCCGTGGTCAGATGCCAGAAGATGGTGAACACCCACAGTACCACCAGAGACCAGGCCGACATTTCATGAAGTTGTGTCGCCCGGTCAAATCCGAACAGCGTGTAGTTACCATGAATTTCAAATCCCGTCAGCGCCATAAATATGATCAATACCGCCTGAGCCCAATGCCAGAATCGTTCATACGCTTTAAATAGCAGTATCCGTTCAGTTGTCTGGTTCATTCCGTTTTCTCCTCCAGGCAAATATGATTCGCAAGGTTCCGTGTGTCAGCACGGCAACAATCGTGAGAATAACGAGCAGCCTTCCCAATTGATCCAATAGCTGGGATTGGTTTTGTCCTGGAATATACAAACCAGCAACTCTACCCAAACGACCTTCTCCGGTATGACATTGCTGACAACTCAGAGCCTGTTCTTTGGGAGCCACGCCATGATTGAGTGGCCACAGCATAGTCGTCTCGACAAATCCGACTTCACCGGAAAATTTCAGTCCTGCAGCTTCAGCGCCTGCCTGCAGCGATTTTTCCCAGCTGTAACCATTCCAGTAGGCCTCACGTCCACGACCAGCAAGCTGCATGGGTATCAGCTTCTGTTCTTCGGAGTCGTAAGGCAGTATTGAACGGAATACATGGAAGGGGAAGATCTTGCTGTTCGTTTGTTCAGCACCACCCCCTATGGTTGTCATCATTACTGCTGTAGCCGGGTCGACCGGGTTGCCGGGTTTTGCAAATGTTATCTGGCCATCAAACCAACGATATTCCGGGCGCAGTGTTTCCCCATATTGCATGGCGCCTTTTTGCGATGCGTAAATTACTCTGCCAGCTTCGTCATATTCAATAATCGGTTTACGACGACGATCTTTTTCACCAGCTTTAGACCAGTCCCAGAAGGTTTTGGTAGCCACACCTCCACGGGCATATGCCGGAATATGGCATGTCTGACAGGCAACCCGATCTGTGTGATCGTTCAACCGCTCATCCTGCATCGGTCTGTCTCCATGACAGGAAACGCAGGTGGCTCTCGCACCATTTAACGCATCCACACCTTTATCATCAATCGGGCTGTTTGCCTGATAACGACTCCCATACATTTGATGATCATTTCCCTGGTGGCAACTGCTACAGGTCAAACTCGCGCCATCCGCACTGAGATGTACATCCAATTCATGACTGGCATTCAATAGAGAGCTGTCCAGGTCGCCATGCTTGGCGCCATCCGCGCCGCCATCATGAAAATGACACGCACCACAAGCACTACTGGTCGTCATGCCTACTTGTTGCGCCATGGTCGTCAAAGTAACGGTAAACCGAGATGGCTGGTTCTTTGTCTGCTCTTTTAAGGCTTCTGCGCCATCATCGTGACAATTCAGACACTTAGCCCCATCCTGATGAAATTTGCTGTAAAAATATTCACCTGTAGTGTCATGGCACATCATGCAATCGACCACGCCATCCGGGCGAATACCACTCAGCTCCTGTTCTTCCAGACCATAACCAATATGGCAGTTATCACAGGAGTCCATATTCGAGGCCACGGAAGGATGATAGCTGTTCATAACATTCAGCTTTCCCTGTAGATGACCACTCTTATCTTCAAACTGCCAACGCCAGTGGATGGTATTGTGTAGCTGAGCAGGAGCCTCCGTATGACAGGACACACATGCGTCATTCAACTGTTGCAGAGTCTCAAAATCCTGTTGCAGAACTTCGAATTTATGGTGATCTGCTGTTCCTCCAGCCATCAACAACGGACTTGCCAGCAACAAAAGCAGCCACCGCATCATCCATCGCAGTGGCTTATTCAATACAGGCATAGTGAGTTAAGGCCGATCGAGTTTTGGAACTGTCACTTTCTGACCAAGATCCATCACGGAATCATGCATCAGTTGCAGCACGTATGATGCGTTGTGCATATAAGCGCCGTGATCTTTAAGCGCAAACTGATAGTTATAAGCCGCTTTGGCCAGTCTTGGAGTCCAGTGGCTATATCCGTTCTTGCGGTTGGCCTCATCTTCATCAACCTTGCCATTGGCATTCAGGTCATTGAAGAAATAAGGGTAGGTATGTTCGTCATAGGCAATTCCGCTGCCGACCACATCTGTCGAGTAACGTGTCATAACAGTAAGCAGTAATTCTTCCAGCCCTTGCACTTCGTACTTGATGCCCTCTTCAGTATTACCATCACCGTCGAAATCACCTTTGAGATCACGAATGTTGGCAAAGTCATCTTTAGTGACTACCGATTCATGGCAATCCTGACAACCCCGGGGATCGATTTTCAGGGTATGACTGTTATGGCAATCGTTGCATTGAGTGGACACTTCGTCGTGAAAGTAGAAGCCAGCATACTTCTGGCCGGAATACTGATAGCCACCGTGAGCTTCAGCACCAAAACGAGTCGCGCCAGCGGCACTGTAATGGATATTCAGGAATTTCAACTTGTCGGAGGAGGCGTCATCGGCCACAGCCGCTTCCTGTACCATTTTATCAACGGCGATACCGGAAGACCGACCCTGATGGCAGTCCATACATCGGGCGTCTGGCTCAAAACGTTCCACCTCGATACCCGATGGAAACAGCACCGCTTCTTTATGCAGCGTAGCAGTATTGTGGCAAGCGACACAGGCAACACCTTCCTCTATCGGTGCATCTTTTTCAACCGATCCTGCGGCACTGCCATCCACTCCGAGGAAATCAAGATGTCCTGTGGTGGAATGGCATCCGGCACAATCTTTGGAGACTTTACCTTCATCATTCCAATGAGCAAAAGGCTCTGCCTCAAAGTCGGCATGGGGGGAACTCTGCCAGTCTTCCAGGAAAGGAATCTGGGGCAGCTTATGCTCTGCAGTTCGGGCAAAAAAGGATACAGCAACCAGAACAGTGAATACGGCAGTCAGGCATAAGGAACGTTTAGTATGCATCATACAACAGTCCTCATTTCGTTATTGTAATAATCTCCGGCGACTACTCGATCAGGGGAAACCGGCACTGCTTATATTTAGTCTATTTATACCTACAATGCCACTCAGGAAGCACATTGTTTTCTGCGGCAGATCAATGAGTTTGAAAATAAAGAGTTGTCATTGTTTTGGCCAGTATAAAAATGTATCCGTCTTTTGGGAGCCGTCTATTGTTTCAGCAGAATCAACTCAGATCTTCAGATCGATCGATAACTTAAAAGCATAGTCTGATGTTAATCATATCCCTGTCTGTCATCTGATCGTCATCTGCAAAATAGTTGTTATCGTATTTACATATGTAGTCTGAAAACGGCTCAGACAACAGGTTTGAGAAGTGACACAAATCAGGTTGTGACCGTTTCAAGCCTGAATTTTCCAGTCTGATCCAATTGCCTGTTTATGACCTATATGACACCAGTAACGACATTTGCTGTTACTTTTGTTATGGGAGTTTCACTTTACAACGACACCGCTGTTACTATCCTGTCATATTTTTGCAAGATAATCTTCCTGGACATTCCGTATTTGGAACAGAACACCTTATCTGGTCCTGATGATACTCATAATAAGAGGAGTCACCATGAAAGTATCTCGACGCCAATTTGTGAAAGGTTCTCTTGCGGCCGGTATCGCCGCAACTTCTCCGTTTTACCTAAACCGTGCGCTGGCCGCATCCAAGGAACTACGTATTTATGCCTGGGCCGGTTATATCACTGATGAAATGCTCAAGGACTTCAAAGCCAAGACCGGTATCAATGCCACGTTCACGCCTTATGGCACGAATGATGAGTTGATGAATTCTCTGCGCGCCACCGATGG from Gynuella sunshinyii YC6258 carries:
- a CDS encoding cytochrome b/b6 domain-containing protein; this translates as MNQTTERILLFKAYERFWHWAQAVLIIFMALTGFEIHGNYTLFGFDRATQLHEMSAWSLVVLWVFTIFWHLTTGEYKHYLPTRKGLWEQLMYYSRGIFSGEPHPFHPSTAAKHNPLQRLAYLLLKILIIPAIWISGLLYLFYNEWARFELINAGLSLEIVALIHTAAAFLILTFLVAHLYLITTGATVGQFMKAMISGWEEVPVRHHQSEDTTDKPHSSL
- a CDS encoding tetrathionate reductase family octaheme c-type cytochrome, which codes for MPVLNKPLRWMMRWLLLLLASPLLMAGGTADHHKFEVLQQDFETLQQLNDACVSCHTEAPAQLHNTIHWRWQFEDKSGHLQGKLNVMNSYHPSVASNMDSCDNCHIGYGLEEQELSGIRPDGVVDCMMCHDTTGEYFYSKFHQDGAKCLNCHDDGAEALKEQTKNQPSRFTVTLTTMAQQVGMTTSSACGACHFHDGGADGAKHGDLDSSLLNASHELDVHLSADGASLTCSSCHQGNDHQMYGSRYQANSPIDDKGVDALNGARATCVSCHGDRPMQDERLNDHTDRVACQTCHIPAYARGGVATKTFWDWSKAGEKDRRRKPIIEYDEAGRVIYASQKGAMQYGETLRPEYRWFDGQITFAKPGNPVDPATAVMMTTIGGGAEQTNSKIFPFHVFRSILPYDSEEQKLIPMQLAGRGREAYWNGYSWEKSLQAGAEAAGLKFSGEVGFVETTMLWPLNHGVAPKEQALSCQQCHTGEGRLGRVAGLYIPGQNQSQLLDQLGRLLVILTIVAVLTHGTLRIIFAWRRKRNEPDN
- a CDS encoding cytochrome c3 family protein — encoded protein: MMHTKRSLCLTAVFTVLVAVSFFARTAEHKLPQIPFLEDWQSSPHADFEAEPFAHWNDEGKVSKDCAGCHSTTGHLDFLGVDGSAAGSVEKDAPIEEGVACVACHNTATLHKEAVLFPSGIEVERFEPDARCMDCHQGRSSGIAVDKMVQEAAVADDASSDKLKFLNIHYSAAGATRFGAEAHGGYQYSGQKYAGFYFHDEVSTQCNDCHNSHTLKIDPRGCQDCHESVVTKDDFANIRDLKGDFDGDGNTEEGIKYEVQGLEELLLTVMTRYSTDVVGSGIAYDEHTYPYFFNDLNANGKVDEDEANRKNGYSHWTPRLAKAAYNYQFALKDHGAYMHNASYVLQLMHDSVMDLGQKVTVPKLDRP